CCGCTCACCGCCCAGCTGTTCGCCGAGGCGGTCCACGAGGCGGGCGTCCCGGCCGGCGTCTTCAACCTGGTCACCGGCCTCGGACCGGTCGCGGGCCAGGCCCTCGCCGAACACCCCGGCGTCGACCTCGTGTCCTTCACCGGCTCCACGGCCGTGGGCAGGCGGATCGCCGCGACGGCCGGCGCGGCCGTCAAGAAGGTCGCCCTGGAACTCGGCGGCAAGTCCGCCAACGTCATCCTGCCGAGCGCCGATCTGGCCAGGGCGGTCAACGTCGGCGTCGCCAACGTGATGTCCAACTCCGGCCAGACGTGCAGCGCCTGGACCCGGATGCTCGTCCACCGCGACCAGTACGAGGAGGCGGTCGGGCTCGCCGCCGCGGCGGCCGAAAAGTACGGCGACCGCATCGGCCCGGTCGTCAACGCCCGGCAGCGGGAGCGGGTGCGCGGGTACATCGAGAAGGGCGTGGCCGAGGGGGCACGGCTGGTCGCGGGCGGCCCCGAGTCCCCTCGCGAGCAGGGCTACTTCGTCAGCCCCACGGTCTTCTCCGACGTCACCCCCGACATGACGATCGCCCAGGAGGAGATCTTCGGCCCGGTGCTGTCCGTGCTGCGCTACGAGGACGAGGACGACGCCCTGCGGATCGCCAACGGCACGGTCTACGGGCTCGCGGGCGCCGTCTGGGCCGGTGACGAGGCGGAGGCGGTGGCCTTTGCCCGCCGGCTGGAGACCGGCCAGGTGGACATCAACGGCGGCCGCTTCAACCCGCTGGCGCCCTTCGGCGGTTACAAGCAGTCGGGCGTCGGCCGCGAACTCGGCGTGCACGGTCTCGCCGAGTACCTCCAGACCAAGTCCTTCCAGTTCTGAGGGAGTCACCCGAACATGGCTGTCCGCGCCGCTGTACTTCCCGCCGTCGGGGCTCCGTTGGAGATCACGCGGATCGAGCTTCCCGACCCGGGACCCGGCCGGGTCCGGGTCCGGCTCGCCGCCGCCGGCGTCTGTCACTCCGACCTTTCGCTGTCCGACGGCACCATGCGGGTACCGGTGCCCGCCGTCCTGGGCCACGAGGGCGCGGGCACGGTCGTCGCCGTGGGCGAGGGGGTCGAGCACCTGGCGCCCGGCACCGGGGTCGTCCTCAACTGGGCCCCCTCCTGCGGCACGTGCCATCCCTGCTGGCTCGGGGAGGTGTGGCTCTGCGTGAACGCCCTCAACGGGGCGGCCGAGGTGTACGCCCGCACGACGGACGGCACCGACCTCCATCCGGGGCTGAACGTGGCCGCCTTCGCCGAGGAGACGGTCGTCCCGGCCTCCTGCGTCCTCCCGCTGCCGGACGGCATCCCCCTCACCGACGCGGCCCTGCTCGGCTGCGCCGTCCTCACCGGCTACGGCGCCGTCCACCACTGCGCCCGGGTCCGCGCCGGTGAGACGGTCGCCGTCTTCGGCGTCGGCGGGGTCGGACTGGCCACCCTCCAGGCAGCCCGGATCGCCGGCGCCTCGACCATCGTCGCCGTGGACGTCTCCCCGGAGAAGGAGGAGCTGGCACGTGCGGCGGGCGCCACGGAGTACGTGGTCGCCTCCGAGCGGACCGCCCGCGACATCCGCGCCCTCACCGGCAAGCAGGGGGTCGACGTGGCCGTCGAGTGCGTGGGCCGCGCGGTCACCATCCGGACGGCCTGGGAGTCCACCCGGCGCGGTGGCCGCACCACGGTCGTCGGCATCGGGGGCAAGGACCAGCAGGTCACCTTCAACGCCCTGGAACTCTTCCACTGGGGCCGCACCCTCTCGGGCTGCGTCTACGGCAACTCCGACCCGGCGAAGGACCTCCCGGTCCTCGCCGACCACGTCCGGGCGGGCCGCCTGGACCTGGGCGCTCTGGTGACGGAACACATCACCCTGGAGGACATCCCGGGAGCCTTCGACAACATGCTGGCAGGCAAGGGCGGCCGCGCCCTGATCGTCTTCTGAGCCCGAGCCCCCGGGCGCCGCGGCCGCCCGGGAACCGGACCGCAGACCGACGGTCCGCGCTGCGTCCCGGAGGCTCCCGCCCGGTCCGGCCGGGCGGTGTCAGCCTGCCCGGGGGCCGACCTCCCGGTCGGGCCCCGGCCCGGGAACCCCCGCTTCCCGGGCCGCCCGGGAACCGGACCGCAGACCGACGGTCCGCGCTGCGTCCCGGAGGCTCCCGCCCGGTCCGGCCGGGCGGTGTCAGCCTGCCCGGGGGCCGACCTCCCGGTCGGGCCCCGGCCCGGGAACCCCCGCTTCCCCCGCCCCCGCCGCCTGCGCGGTCCCCGTCCGCGGCACTCGAGGCCTCGACCGTGACACGGCCACACCGGCGAGACACAGCACTCCACCGGCCAGCGTGAGCGCCCCCGGCACCTCGCCCAGCGCCAGCCACGACATCAGGACGACCAGGGCGGGAACGGCGT
This Streptomyces sp. NBC_00377 DNA region includes the following protein-coding sequences:
- a CDS encoding aldehyde dehydrogenase family protein; this encodes MKAHDGIYLDGVWRPAAGREVIEVVNPADEQVIGRVPAGDAEDVDAAVRAARAALPAWAATPPAERAARLTALRDALTARKDEIAETVTAELGAPLSFSQAVHAALPIAVAGSYAELAATHSFEEKVGNSVVHHEPIGVVGAITPWNYPLHQIVAKVAPALAAGCTVVLKPAEDTPLTAQLFAEAVHEAGVPAGVFNLVTGLGPVAGQALAEHPGVDLVSFTGSTAVGRRIAATAGAAVKKVALELGGKSANVILPSADLARAVNVGVANVMSNSGQTCSAWTRMLVHRDQYEEAVGLAAAAAEKYGDRIGPVVNARQRERVRGYIEKGVAEGARLVAGGPESPREQGYFVSPTVFSDVTPDMTIAQEEIFGPVLSVLRYEDEDDALRIANGTVYGLAGAVWAGDEAEAVAFARRLETGQVDINGGRFNPLAPFGGYKQSGVGRELGVHGLAEYLQTKSFQF
- a CDS encoding Zn-dependent alcohol dehydrogenase, giving the protein MAVRAAVLPAVGAPLEITRIELPDPGPGRVRVRLAAAGVCHSDLSLSDGTMRVPVPAVLGHEGAGTVVAVGEGVEHLAPGTGVVLNWAPSCGTCHPCWLGEVWLCVNALNGAAEVYARTTDGTDLHPGLNVAAFAEETVVPASCVLPLPDGIPLTDAALLGCAVLTGYGAVHHCARVRAGETVAVFGVGGVGLATLQAARIAGASTIVAVDVSPEKEELARAAGATEYVVASERTARDIRALTGKQGVDVAVECVGRAVTIRTAWESTRRGGRTTVVGIGGKDQQVTFNALELFHWGRTLSGCVYGNSDPAKDLPVLADHVRAGRLDLGALVTEHITLEDIPGAFDNMLAGKGGRALIVF